A genomic segment from Juglans regia cultivar Chandler chromosome 14, Walnut 2.0, whole genome shotgun sequence encodes:
- the LOC109000667 gene encoding aspartic proteinase-like protein 2: MAVTITAGILIAVALLPAALVMCGFPATLKLERAFPVGQRVELSELRARDMARHGRMLQSSSGGVIDFPVQGTYDPYIVGLYFTKVQLGSPPREFYVQIDTGSDVLWVSCSGCNGCPETSGLQIQLEFFDPGSSSTASLISCTDQRCSVGVQSSDATCSSQNNQCAYAFQYGDGSGTLGYYVSDLMHFDAILGGSVTTNSSAPVVFGCSTSQTGDLTKSDRAVDGIFGFGQQEMSVISQLSSRGVAPKVFSHCLRGDDAGGGLLVFGEIVEPNIVYSPLVPSQPHYNLNLQSISVNGQTLSIDPEVFATSSNRGTIVDSGTTLAYLAEEAYNPFVGAITSVVSQSAQPVLSKGNQCYLITSSVADVFPQVSLNFAGGASMILRPQDYLLQQNSVGSSAVWCIGLQKIQGQGITILGDLVLRDKIFVYDLAGQRIGWANYDCSMSVNVSATTSAGKSEYVNAGQISESSSVQNEPYKEIVISVIAFLMHISLLGSFLSL; this comes from the exons ATGGCGGTGACTATTACCGCCGGTATTCTGATCGCGGTGGCGCTGTTGCCTGCTGCTTTGGTTATGTGCGGCTTCCCGGCGACTCTGAAGCTGGAGAGAGCGTTTCCGGTTGGCCAACGAGTCGAATTGAGCGAACTCAGGGCTCGGGACATGGCCAGGCATGGAAGAATGTTGCAGTCGTCTTCTGGTGGTGTCATCGATTTTCCCGTCCAGGGTACCTACGATCCGTACATCGTCGG GCTTTATTTCACCAAAGTGCAATTGGGTTCCCCTCCAAGAGAATTCTATGTGCAGATTGATACGGGAAGTGATGTTTTGTGGGTTAGTTGTAGCGGCTGCAATGGTTGCCCCGAAACGAGTGGACTCCAA ATTCAGCTCGAATTCTTCGATCCTGGGAGCTCATCAACAGCTTCATTGATCTCTTGTACAGACCAGAGATGCAGTGTTGGAGTTCAATCATCAGATGCCACTTGCTCTAGTCAGAACAATCAGTGCGCATACGCATTCCAGTATGGAGATGGCAGTGGGACATTGGGCTATTATGTATCAGACTTGATGCATTTCGACGCAATTCTTGGGGGTTCAGTGACCACAAATTCTTCAGCTCCTGTTGTTTTTGG GTGTAGCACTTCGCAGACAGGAGACTTGACAAAATCAGATAGAGCAGTTGATGGGATCTTCGGGTTTGGACAACAGGAGATGTCTGTCATCTCACAACTTTCTTCACGGGGAGTGGCACCAAAAGTATTCTCCCACTGCTTGAGAGGGGACGATGCTGGTGGTGGTTTATTGGTGTTCGGTGAAATCGTGGAGCCTAATATAGTTTACAGTCCACTTGTCCCATCACA GCCTCATTATAATTTGAATCTTCAGAGCATTTCTGTCAATGGCCAAACATTATCCATTGATCCAGAGGTATTTGCAACATCAAGCAACCGAGGAACCATAGTTGATTCTGGGACAACTTTGGCATACCTTGCAGAAGAAGCGTACAATCCTTTCGTCGGTGCT ATAACAAGTGTTGTTTCACAATCAGCACAACCAGTTCTTTCCAAAGGAAATCAATGTTATTTAATTACCTCCAG TGTCGCCGATGTATTTCCTCAAGTTAGTTTAAACTTTGCTGGTGGCGCATCCATGATTCTAAGACCTCAGGATTATCTCCTACAGCAAAATTCCGTt GGTAGCTCTGCAGTGTGGTGCATTGGATTACAGAAAATACAGGGTCAAGGGATAACAATTTTAGGAG ACCTTGTCCTCAgagacaaaatatttgtttatgatttGGCTGGTCAACGAATAGGATGGGCTAACTATGACT GCTCAATGTCAGTAAATGTCTCTGCAACTACAAGTGCTGGGAAAAGTGAATATGTCAATGCTGGACAGATAAGTGAGAGCAGTTCAGTGCAAAATGAGCCTTACAAGGAGATTGTAATAAGCGTGATTGCTTTCCTAATGCACATATCACTGCTTGGCAGCTTCTTGTCTTTGTAG